In Propionimicrobium sp. PCR01-08-3, one DNA window encodes the following:
- the murD gene encoding UDP-N-acetylmuramoyl-L-alanine--D-glutamate ligase produces the protein MTSTNPLAWLPAADRYSPWREASVVVAGLGTSGFAAADALLELGARVIVLDDLDSDENRDKATLLEHLDAVVRLGPGSSATMPKATDLVITSPGWRPDYPLLAQATAQDVPIWGDIELAWRLMHPDRIVPWLGVTGTNGKTTTTQMLDSMLRAAGLKSAAVGNIGRPVIEAINDEVPYDVFAVELSSFQLHWAHSLELHSAVVLNVHADHLEWYGPWAGGGDAAMDGYRADKARIYHNVRHSCVYNVAEPVTEKMVEQAEVIEGARAIGFTLGIPSVSMMGVVDDLLVDRAFVEQRRDSALPLANVSDVHPNAPHNIENALAAAGLARSFGVPGPAVAQGLRDLKLGGHRIATVATIDGVKWVDDSKATNPHAANSSMRAFESIVWIAGGQTKGTSFDELVQTHASKLRAAIVLGIDRQVVAEALHRYAPDVPLIVIDRTDPTTAMDEAVQAAAAFAESGDTVLLAPGGASKDMWPGYAARGDDFAAAVAKLPGGGTR, from the coding sequence ATGACATCGACGAACCCACTCGCGTGGCTGCCCGCCGCCGACCGCTACTCACCGTGGCGCGAGGCAAGCGTGGTGGTCGCAGGATTGGGCACGTCCGGATTCGCGGCAGCCGACGCGCTGCTCGAATTGGGCGCCCGGGTGATCGTGCTCGACGACCTCGACTCCGATGAGAATCGTGACAAGGCCACCTTGCTCGAGCACCTGGACGCCGTGGTGCGGCTCGGCCCCGGTTCGTCGGCAACCATGCCCAAGGCGACCGACCTGGTGATCACCTCGCCGGGCTGGCGTCCCGACTACCCATTGCTGGCCCAGGCCACCGCCCAAGACGTGCCGATCTGGGGAGATATCGAGCTGGCCTGGCGGTTGATGCATCCGGATCGCATCGTGCCCTGGCTGGGCGTCACCGGAACCAACGGCAAGACCACCACCACCCAGATGCTCGATTCGATGCTGCGGGCGGCAGGCCTGAAATCTGCCGCGGTCGGCAACATCGGTCGTCCGGTCATCGAGGCCATCAACGACGAGGTGCCCTATGACGTCTTCGCCGTCGAACTGTCCAGCTTCCAGCTGCATTGGGCGCATTCCCTCGAGCTTCACTCCGCCGTGGTGCTGAACGTGCATGCCGACCATCTCGAATGGTATGGGCCGTGGGCCGGGGGCGGCGACGCGGCGATGGACGGCTACCGGGCCGACAAGGCACGCATCTACCACAATGTGCGGCACTCCTGCGTCTATAACGTGGCCGAGCCGGTCACCGAGAAGATGGTCGAACAGGCCGAGGTGATCGAGGGCGCCCGTGCGATCGGTTTCACTTTGGGCATCCCGTCGGTCTCGATGATGGGCGTCGTGGACGACCTGCTGGTCGATCGGGCCTTCGTCGAGCAGCGCCGGGACTCCGCGCTGCCGCTGGCCAATGTGTCCGATGTGCACCCGAACGCGCCACACAATATCGAGAACGCGTTGGCGGCCGCCGGGCTGGCACGCAGTTTCGGCGTGCCGGGGCCTGCTGTCGCCCAAGGCCTTCGTGACCTGAAGCTGGGCGGTCACCGCATCGCCACGGTGGCCACCATCGACGGCGTGAAGTGGGTGGACGACTCCAAGGCCACCAACCCGCATGCCGCGAATTCCTCCATGCGGGCCTTCGAGTCGATTGTCTGGATCGCCGGGGGACAGACCAAGGGCACCAGTTTCGACGAACTGGTGCAGACCCATGCGTCCAAACTGCGGGCGGCGATCGTGCTGGGCATCGACCGTCAGGTGGTCGCCGAAGCCCTGCACCGCTACGCGCCCGATGTGCCGCTGATCGTGATCGACAGAACCGACCCCACCACAGCGATGGACGAAGCCGTGCAGGCGGCCGCCGCGTTCGCCGAATCAGGCGACACGGTCTTGCTGGCCCCCGGAGGAGCGAGCAAAGACATGTGGCCGGGCTACGCGGCCAGGGGTGATGACTTCGCCGCAGCGGTGGCCAAACTACCCGGCGGGGGCACCAGGTGA
- a CDS encoding penicillin-binding protein 2, which produces MSNQRNSRPTSGRASSSGRASARPHTSAGAVRRRRRKGLPIASTDRRITVFFVFIAILISVASGRALLVQGIDAEANAQTAAEQLSQSQVLKADRGVIRDRNGQVLAETQPAFSVIADPTSIATNGYDPDHMTDEQKQTAAQAPEAIAELLVKYLGGDKDEYLEKLTTTRAEDGSPNQYELIARKVSAAVYQKMSNELTENGWYGIYSSPDPVRYYPNGTLASNILGFVNYDDEGAAGLEYGQNDQLRGTDGKQTYQSSSYGTIPLGDSTLVEPVNGATYSLTIDSELQWMAETTLANAVSSSQAKSGTVIIQAVDTGEILAMANAPTFDSNNPAAADADDLGNRAVSDAYEPGSVQKVLTMAALLDAGLITPDTPVEVPGEILSGDAPIKDAWDHGTLNLTARGVLAESSNIGTVELARQMDKADLSNYLASFGLGQSTGIELPGETGGDMGILPGTDMADYTRDQISFGQGLSVTALQEASAISSVVNGGVYHQPTVIASATTASGEQLNFDREDPYRVISEEASAGIVNMMEASVASPEMSTTDALTIDGYQMAGKSGTAQKADEYGNYNGGYTGSYAAVAPAEDPQILVYVVIDEPANGYYGATVAFPTARQLMMQALPRYGIAPTADVPAYTDPLTY; this is translated from the coding sequence GTGAGCAATCAGCGTAACTCCCGCCCGACTTCGGGCCGAGCGTCCTCTTCGGGCCGGGCGTCTGCTCGTCCGCATACCTCGGCCGGCGCTGTTAGGCGGCGCAGACGCAAAGGTCTGCCGATCGCCTCCACCGACCGCCGGATCACCGTCTTCTTCGTCTTCATCGCGATCCTGATCTCGGTGGCCTCGGGACGCGCCTTGCTGGTGCAGGGCATCGACGCCGAGGCGAACGCCCAAACCGCCGCGGAACAGCTGAGCCAGTCCCAGGTGTTGAAGGCCGACCGCGGAGTGATCCGCGACCGCAACGGGCAGGTGCTGGCCGAAACCCAGCCGGCCTTCTCGGTGATCGCCGATCCCACTTCGATCGCGACCAACGGGTACGACCCCGACCACATGACCGATGAGCAGAAGCAGACCGCGGCGCAGGCTCCGGAGGCCATCGCCGAGCTCTTGGTCAAATACCTCGGCGGCGACAAGGACGAGTACCTCGAGAAACTGACCACGACCCGCGCCGAGGACGGCAGCCCCAACCAATACGAGTTGATCGCCCGCAAGGTTTCGGCCGCCGTCTACCAAAAGATGTCCAACGAGCTCACCGAGAACGGCTGGTACGGCATCTACTCGTCACCCGATCCGGTGCGCTACTACCCGAACGGCACCTTGGCGTCCAACATTCTGGGCTTCGTCAACTATGACGACGAAGGCGCGGCAGGGCTGGAATACGGCCAGAACGATCAGCTTCGCGGCACCGACGGAAAACAGACCTACCAGTCGTCGAGTTACGGCACGATTCCGCTGGGCGACTCCACGCTGGTCGAGCCCGTCAACGGGGCCACGTATTCGCTGACCATCGATTCCGAACTGCAGTGGATGGCCGAGACCACCTTGGCCAACGCCGTGTCCAGTTCCCAGGCCAAGAGCGGCACCGTCATCATCCAGGCCGTCGACACCGGCGAGATCCTCGCCATGGCGAACGCGCCGACCTTCGACTCCAACAATCCGGCCGCCGCCGATGCCGACGACCTCGGCAATCGTGCCGTGTCAGACGCCTACGAGCCCGGTTCGGTGCAGAAGGTGCTCACCATGGCGGCGCTGCTCGATGCCGGCCTGATCACCCCCGACACACCCGTCGAGGTGCCGGGCGAGATCCTTTCCGGCGACGCGCCCATCAAGGACGCCTGGGATCACGGCACGCTCAATCTGACCGCTCGTGGCGTGCTCGCCGAATCGTCCAATATCGGCACGGTCGAACTGGCCCGGCAGATGGACAAGGCCGACCTGTCGAACTATCTGGCGTCCTTCGGGCTGGGACAGTCGACCGGCATCGAGCTGCCCGGCGAAACCGGCGGCGATATGGGCATCTTGCCCGGCACCGACATGGCCGACTACACCCGTGACCAGATCTCCTTCGGCCAGGGCCTGTCGGTGACGGCGCTGCAGGAAGCGTCCGCGATCTCGTCGGTGGTCAACGGCGGCGTGTACCACCAGCCGACCGTGATCGCCTCGGCCACCACCGCTTCGGGCGAACAGCTCAACTTCGACCGCGAGGATCCCTACCGGGTGATCAGCGAAGAGGCGTCTGCCGGAATCGTCAACATGATGGAGGCCAGCGTCGCCTCGCCCGAGATGAGCACCACCGACGCCTTGACGATCGACGGCTACCAGATGGCCGGCAAGTCGGGCACCGCCCAGAAGGCCGACGAATACGGAAACTACAACGGCGGATATACCGGATCGTATGCGGCGGTGGCGCCGGCGGAAGATCCGCAGATCCTGGTCTACGTCGTCATCGACGAACCGGCCAATGGCTACTACGGTGCTACTGTGGCTTTTCCGACTGCGCGCCAATTGATGATGCAAGCGTTGCCCAGGTACGGCATCGCACCCACCGCCGATGTGCCCGCCTACACCGACCCTCTCACCTACTGA
- a CDS encoding UDP-N-acetylmuramoyl-L-alanyl-D-glutamate--2,6-diaminopimelate ligase, with protein MAGLQAALPAGDDPVIAGVCFDSRRVAPRDLYVGLPGTRSHGAKFAEMARDVGAAALLTDAEGAGLAAGSGLPIVVSEDPRYAMAIAAARIWGHPAQAMTSFGVTGTNGKSTTVLMLAAALNAASHRVGSIGTLGFSVGGQAVEVEHSTITTPEAPDLQAIIATLGERDADVLAMEVSSHALALNRVAGIQFDVAGFTNLGRDHLDFHHTMEAYYRAKAQLFTPDYARRAVINGDDEAGRRLLAQASELGLPAVSVGMGDECDYRIASWCPEGPGSRFTLSHPAGRLEASICLPGDYNVRNAACALAMIDQAGLDMTRALPGLATAVIPGRMQPVPLPGDDVPHVYVDFAHTPQAIASALSAFNHPGHRGQVIAVFGAGGDRDPDKRGPMGAAGAHGADIVVVTDDNPRSEDPAAIRARVIAGARDAVAAATPGGHEAGVEVYDGGSRSAAIGQALRLARPGDAVVILGKGHERTQQLADRVIDFDDAQVARDSWAEITRGGTS; from the coding sequence CTGGCCGGCCTGCAAGCGGCGTTGCCTGCGGGCGACGACCCGGTGATCGCCGGGGTCTGTTTCGACTCCCGCCGGGTGGCCCCGCGCGATCTCTATGTCGGGCTGCCCGGCACCCGCAGCCATGGCGCGAAGTTCGCCGAGATGGCACGGGACGTGGGGGCGGCAGCGTTGCTCACCGACGCCGAGGGCGCCGGACTTGCCGCCGGAAGCGGGCTGCCGATCGTGGTGAGTGAGGATCCCCGCTACGCGATGGCGATCGCGGCGGCCCGTATCTGGGGTCATCCGGCCCAAGCGATGACCAGCTTCGGGGTCACCGGAACCAACGGAAAATCGACGACCGTGCTGATGCTGGCGGCTGCCTTGAACGCCGCGTCGCACCGGGTCGGCAGCATCGGCACCCTCGGATTCTCGGTCGGGGGGCAGGCCGTCGAGGTCGAGCACTCGACCATCACCACTCCCGAGGCGCCCGATCTGCAGGCGATCATCGCGACCTTGGGTGAGCGCGACGCAGACGTGCTGGCCATGGAGGTCAGCTCGCATGCGCTGGCCCTCAACAGGGTCGCGGGCATCCAATTCGATGTCGCCGGGTTCACCAATCTCGGACGCGACCACCTCGATTTTCATCACACCATGGAGGCCTACTACCGGGCGAAGGCCCAGCTGTTCACTCCCGACTACGCCAGACGTGCCGTCATCAATGGCGACGACGAGGCCGGACGCAGACTCCTCGCCCAGGCTAGCGAACTCGGGCTGCCGGCGGTCAGCGTCGGAATGGGTGACGAGTGCGACTACCGCATCGCCTCCTGGTGCCCCGAGGGGCCAGGGTCGCGTTTCACGCTCAGCCATCCTGCGGGCCGGCTCGAGGCGTCCATCTGCCTGCCGGGCGACTACAACGTTCGCAACGCCGCCTGCGCGCTGGCGATGATCGACCAGGCCGGTCTCGACATGACCCGGGCGTTGCCGGGGCTCGCCACCGCGGTCATTCCCGGACGCATGCAACCCGTCCCGCTGCCCGGCGACGATGTGCCGCATGTCTATGTCGACTTCGCCCACACGCCGCAGGCGATCGCATCCGCGCTGTCGGCGTTCAACCATCCCGGGCACCGGGGCCAGGTGATCGCCGTATTCGGTGCGGGGGGAGACCGCGATCCCGACAAACGCGGACCGATGGGTGCAGCCGGGGCACACGGCGCCGACATCGTGGTGGTGACCGACGACAATCCTCGCTCCGAGGACCCGGCCGCCATTCGCGCCAGGGTGATCGCCGGGGCCAGGGACGCCGTCGCGGCGGCGACACCTGGTGGACACGAGGCAGGAGTCGAGGTCTACGACGGGGGCTCCCGGTCGGCGGCGATCGGGCAGGCGCTCCGGCTGGCGCGTCCGGGTGACGCGGTGGTCATTCTCGGCAAAGGCCACGAGCGCACCCAGCAACTCGCCGACCGGGTGATCGACTTCGACGACGCTCAGGTCGCGCGCGATAGCTGGGCAGAGATCACCCGGGGAGGCACATCATGA
- the mraY gene encoding phospho-N-acetylmuramoyl-pentapeptide-transferase: protein MKPTIAAGVIALIGTLIGTRAFIGFLVRKGYGQFVRDDGPATHTAKRGTPTMGGAVIIVSVTLGYLLAHLLTRQPPTYSGLLLLGLLIACGLLGFLDDWKKISHKRSLGLTSRGKIIGQILIGAAFGTAALFGPDAYGNTPASTAISFTRDIEWLRLPLVAAIVWITFMVIASSNAVNLTDGLDGLAAGALTMVFGAYALINIWQRNQWCRPGSTAGPMCYQVRDPWDLQVLAAALAAACFGFLWWNAKPAKIFMGDTGSLALGGAVGGMAILTRTEILLIILGLVFVIEALSVAIQVSYFKLTHGKRVFKMAPLHHHFELLGWDEVTVVIRFWIICGVSVVVGLALFYAQWILGQ from the coding sequence ATGAAACCGACTATCGCGGCGGGGGTCATAGCCCTGATCGGGACGCTGATCGGCACCCGGGCCTTCATCGGTTTCCTGGTGCGCAAAGGCTACGGCCAGTTCGTGCGGGACGATGGGCCCGCCACCCACACGGCCAAGCGCGGCACCCCGACCATGGGCGGCGCGGTCATCATCGTTTCGGTGACGCTCGGCTATCTGCTGGCGCACCTGCTCACCCGGCAGCCTCCCACCTATTCCGGTCTGCTCCTGCTGGGGTTGTTGATCGCCTGCGGGCTGCTCGGATTTCTCGACGACTGGAAGAAGATCAGCCACAAACGTTCCCTCGGCCTGACCTCCCGGGGCAAGATCATCGGGCAGATCCTGATCGGTGCTGCCTTCGGCACGGCCGCATTGTTCGGTCCGGACGCCTACGGCAACACGCCGGCCAGTACAGCGATCTCGTTCACTCGCGATATCGAATGGCTCAGGCTGCCGCTGGTGGCGGCGATCGTCTGGATCACCTTCATGGTGATCGCCTCCTCGAATGCCGTGAACCTCACCGATGGCCTCGACGGATTGGCGGCCGGCGCGCTCACCATGGTCTTCGGCGCCTACGCATTGATCAACATCTGGCAGCGCAACCAGTGGTGCCGGCCCGGTTCGACCGCCGGCCCGATGTGCTATCAGGTGCGCGACCCGTGGGATCTGCAGGTGCTGGCGGCGGCGCTGGCCGCAGCCTGCTTCGGATTCTTGTGGTGGAACGCGAAGCCGGCCAAGATCTTCATGGGCGACACCGGTTCGCTGGCGCTGGGCGGCGCGGTCGGCGGCATGGCGATTCTGACCCGCACCGAGATCCTGCTGATCATCCTGGGTCTCGTCTTCGTCATCGAGGCGTTGTCGGTGGCCATCCAGGTCAGCTACTTCAAGCTCACCCACGGCAAACGGGTCTTCAAGATGGCTCCGCTGCACCACCACTTCGAGCTCTTGGGCTGGGACGAAGTGACCGTGGTGATCCGTTTCTGGATCATTTGCGGCGTGTCGGTCGTGGTAGGGCTCGCACTCTTCTACGCCCAGTGGATACTGGGCCAGTAG
- the murF gene encoding UDP-N-acetylmuramoyl-tripeptide--D-alanyl-D-alanine ligase, with the protein MRTRSLQQIAELVEAGGQPCQAVGDPGTPIGPDVLIDSRETTDGALFVALPGERVDGHDYVAAAAELGAHAAMVTHRVDAPIAQLICPDAQQGLTALARSLHARARADGLQTVAITGSAGKTSTKDLLAQILAAAGPTVSPEGSHNNELGTPLTVCQVDPTTRYLVSEMGARAIGDIAYLTSIVHPTASVVLNIGTAHIGEFGSQDNIAKAKGEIVEALDADGWAILNADDPRVDAMVSRTRAHIAKFSLAADAGPIDAELVVRARNLTADDLDRYSFTLDCSRPGARQAGESAKVRLRVLGEHQVSDAVASATAALALGLDLETVATALSEAGARSRWRMELHELANGAAVINDAYNANPESMAAALRTVAAIGVRRRQRNPGARTMAVLGDMLELGEVSGKLHFEVGELAARLGYTEIVAVGAFAEDLAQGARSAGGSSRVAEARDAADSLNLQSSDVVLVKASRGLRLEKVAEQLIGGEDIR; encoded by the coding sequence ATGAGGACGCGCAGTCTGCAACAGATCGCAGAACTCGTCGAGGCCGGCGGTCAGCCATGTCAGGCGGTCGGCGACCCCGGCACCCCGATAGGGCCCGATGTGCTGATCGACAGCCGCGAGACCACCGATGGTGCGCTGTTCGTGGCGCTGCCCGGCGAGCGGGTCGACGGCCATGACTATGTGGCGGCGGCCGCCGAACTTGGCGCCCATGCGGCCATGGTCACCCATCGGGTCGACGCGCCGATCGCTCAACTGATCTGCCCGGACGCCCAGCAGGGGCTCACCGCCTTGGCCCGCAGCCTGCATGCCCGTGCCCGGGCCGATGGTCTGCAGACGGTGGCGATCACCGGCAGCGCCGGCAAAACCAGCACCAAGGATCTGCTGGCCCAGATCCTGGCCGCCGCCGGACCAACGGTCAGCCCCGAAGGATCCCACAACAACGAACTCGGCACCCCGCTGACGGTCTGCCAGGTCGATCCGACAACCCGCTACCTGGTCAGCGAGATGGGCGCGCGCGCCATCGGCGATATCGCCTACCTGACCTCGATCGTGCACCCCACTGCGTCGGTCGTGCTCAACATCGGCACGGCACATATCGGCGAGTTCGGCAGCCAGGACAACATCGCCAAGGCGAAGGGGGAGATCGTCGAGGCCCTCGATGCCGACGGCTGGGCGATCTTGAATGCCGACGACCCGAGAGTGGACGCGATGGTCTCGCGCACCCGCGCCCACATCGCGAAGTTCAGTCTCGCCGCGGATGCCGGGCCGATCGATGCCGAACTGGTCGTCCGCGCCCGGAATCTGACCGCCGACGATCTCGATCGTTATTCGTTCACGCTCGACTGTTCTCGTCCGGGCGCCCGGCAGGCCGGCGAGTCTGCCAAGGTGCGGCTCCGGGTGCTCGGGGAGCATCAGGTCAGCGACGCGGTCGCCTCCGCCACCGCGGCCCTGGCTCTCGGTCTCGATCTGGAAACCGTCGCAACAGCGCTCAGCGAAGCCGGCGCAAGGTCGAGATGGCGGATGGAGCTGCACGAGCTGGCCAATGGGGCAGCGGTCATCAACGATGCGTACAATGCCAATCCGGAATCGATGGCTGCCGCCCTCCGCACGGTCGCCGCCATCGGGGTCCGGCGGCGCCAACGCAATCCAGGTGCCCGCACCATGGCCGTGCTCGGCGACATGCTGGAGCTGGGCGAGGTCTCCGGAAAGCTGCATTTCGAGGTCGGGGAACTGGCCGCGCGCCTCGGATACACCGAGATCGTCGCAGTCGGCGCCTTCGCCGAAGATCTGGCACAGGGTGCCCGAAGCGCCGGGGGCAGCTCCCGGGTCGCGGAGGCCCGGGACGCCGCCGACTCGCTGAACCTGCAGTCTTCGGACGTGGTCTTGGTGAAGGCGAGCCGGGGACTGCGTTTGGAGAAGGTCGCCGAGCAGTTGATCGGTGGAGAGGACATACGATGA